From one Gracilibacillus salinarum genomic stretch:
- the asnS gene encoding asparagine--tRNA ligase, translating into MKTTINKAAANVNQEVTIGAWLANKRSSGKIAFLQLRDGTGFIQGVVVKADVTEETFQLAKSMTQETSLYVTGTIVEDTRSPFGYEMQVKELEVIHEASDYPITPKEHGTEFLMDHRHLWLRSKKQHAIMKIRNQIIQSTYQFFQKEDFVKIDPPILTGAAAEGTTELFHTKYFEEEAYLSQSGQLYMEAAAMALGRVFSFGPTFRAEKSKTRRHLIEFWMIEPEMAFVTHEESLEIQENYVSYVIEQVLEHCQLELTTLERDIDALKKIKAPFPRITYDKAIEMLKEKGFTDVEWGEDFGAPHETAIAESFDQPVFITHYPKDIKAFYMKPDPERDDVVLCADLIAPEGYGEIIGGSARIDDLTLMEQRYQEHNLAGDAYQWYLELRKYGSVPHAGFGLGLERTVAWISGVEHVRETIPFPRLLNRLYP; encoded by the coding sequence ATGAAAACAACGATAAATAAGGCAGCGGCCAATGTAAATCAGGAAGTGACAATTGGAGCATGGCTAGCTAATAAACGTTCCAGCGGAAAAATCGCATTTTTACAACTTCGTGACGGTACAGGTTTTATACAAGGTGTTGTCGTAAAAGCGGATGTAACAGAGGAAACGTTTCAATTAGCAAAATCAATGACACAGGAAACATCTTTGTACGTTACAGGTACGATAGTAGAGGATACACGTTCACCTTTTGGCTACGAAATGCAAGTCAAAGAATTAGAAGTGATCCATGAAGCATCTGATTATCCGATTACACCAAAGGAACATGGAACAGAGTTCTTAATGGACCATCGTCATCTGTGGTTACGTTCGAAGAAACAGCATGCGATTATGAAAATTAGAAATCAAATCATTCAATCAACCTATCAATTCTTTCAAAAAGAAGACTTTGTGAAGATTGATCCACCTATTTTAACGGGGGCAGCAGCAGAAGGAACGACAGAATTGTTCCATACAAAATACTTTGAAGAAGAGGCATATTTATCCCAAAGTGGTCAACTATACATGGAAGCTGCAGCTATGGCTTTAGGACGGGTATTTTCATTCGGTCCTACATTCCGTGCCGAAAAATCAAAAACTCGTCGCCATTTGATTGAATTCTGGATGATTGAACCAGAAATGGCTTTTGTTACACACGAAGAAAGTCTGGAAATCCAAGAAAACTATGTCTCCTATGTGATTGAGCAAGTATTAGAACATTGCCAATTAGAACTAACAACATTAGAACGTGATATCGATGCGTTAAAGAAGATAAAAGCGCCATTTCCACGCATTACTTATGATAAAGCAATCGAAATGCTGAAAGAGAAAGGTTTTACTGACGTAGAGTGGGGAGAAGACTTCGGTGCACCTCATGAAACAGCAATTGCTGAAAGCTTTGATCAGCCAGTGTTTATTACACATTATCCAAAAGACATTAAAGCTTTCTATATGAAACCAGATCCTGAGCGTGATGATGTCGTACTATGTGCAGATTTAATCGCACCAGAAGGATATGGAGAAATCATTGGTGGTTCGGCAAGAATCGACGACTTGACATTAATGGAACAACGATACCAGGAGCATAACCTAGCTGGTGATGCTTATCAGTGGTATCTTGAATTAAGAAAATACGGAAGTGTTCCGCACGCTGGCTTTGGTTTAGGTCTAGAACGAACAGTAGCCTGGATTAGTGGAGTAGAGCACGTCCGTGAGACGATTCCATTCCCTCGATTATTAAATCGTTTATATCCGTAA
- the panD gene encoding aspartate 1-decarboxylase, translating to MFRTMMKSKIHRARVTEANLQYVGSITIDADIIDQVGILPHEKVQIVNNNNGARIETYVIAGERGSKVVCLNGAAARLVQPEDIIIIVSYGIFSEEELSNFRPKVAVMDDNNNIQEMLDQEPPLTRV from the coding sequence ATGTTTCGTACTATGATGAAATCAAAAATTCATCGCGCACGCGTGACCGAAGCGAACTTGCAATATGTTGGCAGTATTACCATTGATGCGGATATTATCGATCAAGTTGGTATTTTACCACACGAAAAAGTGCAAATTGTAAATAATAATAATGGAGCACGTATAGAGACTTATGTAATTGCAGGTGAAAGAGGAAGTAAGGTAGTGTGTTTAAATGGTGCGGCTGCTCGACTGGTGCAACCGGAAGATATTATTATTATTGTTTCCTATGGTATTTTCTCAGAAGAGGAATTATCGAACTTCAGGCCGAAAGTTGCCGTGATGGATGACAATAATAATATTCAGGAAATGTTAGATCAAGAACCACCATTAACTCGCGTATAG
- a CDS encoding ComEC/Rec2 family competence protein produces the protein MKIRLICSIILYVITLAVFSQVSAIPDVEIPQMSANQIDMVFFNVPHGEASLLTNYQGEHILVNTASKKSQKTLFENLSKLQVDKIETIIITNQSEEYTGNLLYFIEHYQVENVILPPNMNVQSLEEDVTVQKWKLDDHFKLWSDLAFRTLDETKDGDISFLMEYGQESILFLNDKDTAIERKLMNQTVNVDILKVAAFGSGNSPSQRFLEQIDPYMGIIFPSQTHKINESLIERLNATWIDVYFLKQSGTVFVRLNKDDYEILTENSSVSSLHR, from the coding sequence ATGAAAATTCGGCTAATATGCAGCATAATTTTATACGTTATAACTCTGGCTGTGTTCTCTCAAGTCTCTGCCATTCCGGATGTTGAAATACCGCAAATGAGTGCAAATCAAATCGACATGGTATTTTTCAATGTGCCTCACGGAGAGGCAAGTTTATTAACCAATTACCAAGGTGAACATATATTAGTCAATACGGCATCCAAAAAAAGTCAAAAAACGTTGTTTGAAAATTTGTCCAAGTTGCAAGTAGACAAAATTGAGACCATTATCATTACGAATCAATCTGAGGAATATACAGGAAATTTGCTGTATTTTATCGAGCATTACCAAGTTGAGAATGTCATTCTACCACCTAATATGAATGTACAATCTTTAGAAGAAGACGTGACGGTACAGAAGTGGAAACTAGATGACCATTTTAAATTGTGGAGTGATTTGGCTTTCCGTACATTAGATGAAACAAAAGATGGTGACATCTCTTTCTTAATGGAGTACGGACAAGAGTCTATATTGTTTTTAAATGATAAGGACACTGCCATTGAGCGTAAATTAATGAATCAGACAGTTAACGTCGATATCTTAAAAGTTGCAGCATTTGGAAGTGGAAACTCACCTTCGCAACGCTTTTTGGAACAAATAGATCCATATATGGGCATTATTTTCCCGAGTCAGACACACAAAATTAATGAATCCCTGATTGAACGTCTTAATGCAACATGGATCGATGTTTATTTCTTAAAGCAATCTGGAACGGTTTTTGTCCGTTTAAACAAGGATGATTACGAAATTCTAACAGAAAACAGCTCTGTAAGTTCCTTACACCGTTAA
- a CDS encoding biotin--[acetyl-CoA-carboxylase] ligase, whose protein sequence is MISSKRYQLISILAEQGDNYISGQMLSERLQISRTAIWKHMNELKKDGYQFESAPKKGYRLIKKPDNLNESTIKWGLKTNWLGKQIEFQESMTSTQDIAHDLARKGAAHGTVITTNNQLRGRGRMDRTWHSDNDGGIWMSLILRPDIPPHQASQITLFVAVTLVESLERHTGLDIQIKWPNDLFINGKKISGILTEMQAELESIQYLIIGFGINVNQSMEQLPSEINKRSTSLRMESDNNWDKLTLIQQLLHDFEKAYELYFETGFEPIKQKWLKHAYKLHELVHVKTFQEEYDAEIKGIYDDGALIVTKRNGDDERIYSADITW, encoded by the coding sequence ATGATTTCCAGTAAACGTTATCAACTAATTTCCATATTAGCAGAACAAGGTGATAATTATATTTCCGGACAAATGCTTTCGGAACGCTTACAAATTTCCCGTACTGCTATCTGGAAACATATGAATGAACTGAAGAAAGATGGCTATCAATTTGAATCAGCACCAAAGAAAGGCTATCGTTTAATAAAAAAGCCCGACAATTTGAATGAGAGCACGATCAAGTGGGGATTAAAAACAAATTGGCTCGGAAAGCAAATTGAGTTTCAAGAGTCGATGACATCTACACAAGATATTGCACATGATTTAGCAAGAAAAGGCGCGGCACATGGAACCGTTATTACTACAAACAACCAGTTGCGTGGTCGCGGTCGAATGGACCGCACATGGCATTCAGATAACGATGGCGGTATTTGGATGAGCTTGATTTTGCGCCCGGATATTCCTCCACACCAAGCTTCACAGATTACTTTGTTTGTTGCAGTTACCTTAGTAGAATCATTAGAGAGGCATACTGGACTTGATATTCAAATCAAATGGCCAAATGATCTGTTTATTAATGGGAAAAAAATATCTGGCATTTTAACGGAGATGCAAGCTGAATTAGAATCGATTCAATACTTAATTATCGGGTTTGGGATCAATGTCAATCAATCGATGGAACAACTTCCATCTGAGATTAATAAACGATCTACATCATTACGAATGGAATCCGATAATAATTGGGATAAGCTGACATTAATCCAACAATTACTGCATGATTTTGAAAAAGCTTATGAATTATATTTTGAAACTGGTTTTGAACCAATTAAACAAAAATGGTTGAAGCATGCATATAAATTGCATGAGTTGGTTCATGTCAAAACGTTTCAAGAAGAGTATGACGCTGAAATTAAAGGAATTTATGATGACGGTGCGTTAATCGTTACAAAACGAAATGGAGACGATGAACGTATTTACAGTGCAGATATTACATGGTAA
- the panC gene encoding pantoate--beta-alanine ligase has translation MKVIRTVNELTSITKELKQQQQSIGFVPTMGFLHEGHTTLMDESKKYAEVLIASIFVNPLQFGPNEDFERYPRNEERDLEMAEAHGVDYLFLPTVEEMYPVRSTVTVSVHNRTDVLCGRSRPGHFDGVATVLTKLFHLTKADFAFFGLKDAQQVAVVEGLVDDFNFDTTIIAVPTVREIDGLAKSSRNVYLSEQERDEAVHLYKSLQVGKQLIIDGERNTDMIREKVKNYIYANTSGRIDYVEILAFPSLTETEQLNQQVIIALAVQFSKARLIDNVIVDLQRTLPKASV, from the coding sequence GTGAAAGTAATACGAACTGTTAACGAATTGACTTCTATTACAAAAGAGCTTAAACAACAACAGCAATCAATCGGTTTTGTACCTACTATGGGTTTTTTACATGAAGGACATACTACACTAATGGACGAAAGTAAAAAATATGCCGAAGTACTAATTGCGAGTATTTTCGTCAATCCATTGCAATTTGGTCCAAATGAGGATTTTGAGCGCTACCCACGCAATGAAGAACGAGATTTAGAGATGGCAGAAGCGCATGGAGTGGATTATTTATTCCTGCCAACCGTGGAAGAAATGTATCCAGTCCGTTCGACAGTGACGGTATCGGTCCACAATCGGACAGATGTACTCTGCGGAAGAAGCAGACCTGGTCATTTTGACGGGGTAGCGACGGTTCTGACCAAACTGTTTCATCTTACGAAGGCAGACTTTGCTTTCTTTGGTTTAAAAGATGCACAACAAGTGGCCGTTGTTGAAGGATTAGTTGATGATTTTAATTTTGATACAACGATAATCGCGGTTCCTACTGTAAGGGAAATTGATGGATTAGCAAAAAGCAGCAGGAATGTCTATCTTTCCGAACAAGAACGGGATGAAGCGGTTCATTTATACAAATCTTTACAAGTTGGAAAACAATTAATTATTGACGGTGAAAGAAATACTGATATGATAAGAGAGAAAGTAAAAAACTATATTTACGCTAATACAAGTGGCCGAATAGATTATGTAGAGATATTAGCTTTTCCCTCGTTAACCGAAACTGAACAACTAAATCAACAAGTCATTATTGCTTTAGCTGTTCAGTTTTCGAAAGCAAGATTGATCGATAATGTAATTGTCGATTTACAAAGAACATTGCCTAAAGCTAGTGTTTAG
- the panB gene encoding 3-methyl-2-oxobutanoate hydroxymethyltransferase, producing the protein MKNTLQLQKMKHNSEKISMVTAYDYPSAKTAEAAGIDMILVGDSLGMVVLGYDSTIQVTVEDMIHHGKAVRRGAPDTFTVIDMPFMSYHISVEKALENAQLIMQHTNAQAIKVEGASVHTLQLIQHLTEAGVPVVGHLGLTPQSVHVLGGYRIQGKDKQTAEKLINDAKQLEQNGAVAVVLECVPDQLAKHISQGLSIPTIGIGAGKDCDGQVLVYHDIVQYGVDFKPSFVKVYSEISPIVTDALAQYHQEVKDRQYPDDTHSFKMDDQLVKELNLEE; encoded by the coding sequence ATGAAAAACACGTTACAGTTGCAAAAAATGAAGCATAACAGTGAAAAAATTTCGATGGTGACAGCTTATGATTATCCTTCTGCAAAAACTGCAGAAGCTGCAGGCATTGATATGATTCTTGTAGGTGATTCATTGGGAATGGTTGTACTAGGTTATGATTCAACCATTCAAGTCACTGTTGAAGATATGATTCATCATGGTAAAGCGGTTCGCAGAGGGGCACCCGATACTTTTACTGTTATTGATATGCCTTTTATGTCTTACCACATATCCGTTGAGAAAGCATTAGAAAATGCACAACTGATCATGCAACATACCAATGCTCAAGCAATAAAAGTAGAAGGGGCCTCTGTGCATACACTGCAGCTAATTCAACATCTCACTGAAGCTGGAGTTCCAGTTGTCGGGCATCTTGGTTTAACGCCACAGTCTGTCCATGTGTTAGGCGGCTATCGAATTCAAGGGAAAGATAAACAAACGGCCGAAAAATTAATCAATGATGCTAAGCAGTTAGAGCAGAATGGAGCGGTTGCAGTTGTATTAGAATGTGTACCTGATCAACTAGCTAAGCATATTAGTCAAGGGCTATCCATTCCAACAATTGGTATTGGGGCAGGAAAAGACTGTGATGGTCAGGTTCTGGTTTACCATGATATCGTACAGTATGGTGTTGATTTTAAGCCGTCATTCGTTAAGGTATATAGTGAAATAAGTCCTATAGTCACGGATGCACTGGCACAATACCATCAAGAAGTAAAGGATAGACAGTATCCTGATGATACTCATTCATTTAAGATGGACGATCAACTAGTAAAGGAATTGAACCTGGAGGAATAA
- a CDS encoding CCA tRNA nucleotidyltransferase: MTDPLFLLAQKVIKKLEAHHYRAYIVGGAVRDALLKRQVDDIDITTSALPEDIQQIFPKVIPTGLQHGTVTVRFQQTSFEVTTFRTEGKYSDFRRPDQVQFVSDLKEDLARRDFTMNAIAMDSSFQLIDPFAGIKDMECKLIRTVGDPNQRFLEDPLRMMRAIRFQSQLGFLIDQAAIQAIMRHRKWLSKIAVERIAVEWGKTITGSHFPQANQSLVDSGLIKYLPVMAGHNGIRQVMKGLDQSFTSIAAFVAYMHLQDQTVSISTWKREWKFSNQIKRDSETLYKSVVSYPANSLSWIVYQLENHLLTDFQFLFQVYHQQQWSVSYLRQQKESLPIVSRSELAVNGKDIIALFPNRQKGAWIQEILSAVEKAVVEQEVHNNKTDIREWLQNNDFQ; encoded by the coding sequence ATGACAGATCCGTTATTTCTATTAGCACAAAAAGTTATAAAAAAATTAGAAGCCCACCATTACCGAGCCTATATTGTCGGAGGTGCTGTACGCGATGCATTACTTAAACGGCAAGTAGATGACATCGATATTACGACATCTGCTCTACCTGAAGATATTCAACAAATTTTCCCTAAAGTAATTCCAACGGGTTTACAGCACGGAACGGTTACTGTTCGATTTCAGCAAACTTCTTTTGAAGTGACAACATTTCGTACAGAAGGTAAATACAGTGATTTTCGACGACCCGATCAGGTACAATTTGTTTCTGATTTGAAAGAAGATCTGGCTCGGAGAGATTTTACAATGAATGCGATCGCGATGGACTCCTCCTTCCAGCTAATTGACCCATTTGCCGGAATAAAGGACATGGAGTGTAAATTAATCCGCACGGTTGGCGATCCGAATCAACGCTTTCTAGAAGATCCATTGCGCATGATGCGTGCAATCAGGTTTCAAAGTCAGCTAGGATTTTTAATTGATCAAGCGGCTATTCAAGCAATCATGAGGCATCGGAAGTGGTTATCCAAAATAGCTGTTGAGCGTATTGCTGTCGAATGGGGCAAAACCATTACTGGTAGTCATTTCCCACAAGCGAATCAAAGTCTAGTTGATTCCGGCCTTATAAAATACCTCCCGGTTATGGCGGGGCACAATGGGATACGACAAGTAATGAAAGGATTAGATCAATCATTTACGAGTATAGCTGCTTTTGTCGCATATATGCACTTACAGGACCAAACGGTTTCCATTTCTACCTGGAAAAGAGAATGGAAATTTTCTAATCAGATAAAAAGGGATAGTGAGACACTGTATAAAAGTGTCGTTTCTTACCCGGCGAATTCGCTAAGTTGGATTGTCTATCAACTAGAAAATCATTTACTCACTGACTTTCAATTTCTCTTCCAGGTGTATCACCAGCAGCAATGGTCTGTTTCTTATTTGCGACAGCAGAAAGAAAGTCTTCCCATTGTAAGTCGATCAGAGCTCGCTGTGAACGGGAAAGACATTATTGCCTTATTCCCTAATAGGCAAAAAGGCGCTTGGATTCAGGAGATATTGTCTGCGGTTGAAAAAGCTGTTGTCGAGCAAGAGGTGCATAATAACAAAACTGATATAAGAGAGTGGTTGCAAAATAATGATTTCCAGTAA
- the dinG gene encoding ATP-dependent DNA helicase DinG, translating into MEFLVSEMIVLQKYVVLDVETTGQSAAKGDRIIEIAIVLIENNQITSQYSQLINPEKPIPAFISQLTSITDEDVATKPVFSEVVADFIHMFDDAIFVAHNVYFDLTFLNEELERNGHSPIKPKVMDTVELARILLPKASSYKLNELAEYLLISHENPHRAISDALVTADLFIILLHKLRSLPLVVKEQLRYLSRRLRSNMDQLGELLDSPVQRSDIDIYQGFALKSTVSSEQHEDGIDDTYGEFLEKMYGREGQLASLFTEYEKRPSQQFISEKIYDHFRSHEHALIEAETGLGKTIAYLIPAVYEALHHNQRVVISTTNTNLQSQLIEKDLNKLQLQLPVAIVKGKNHYLSLQKFEQYYHDSSYFSYQDVLFKSMILVWLTETTTGDLDEIQFAVDKQPIYHQIIVNHERTAAPWKEYCFYRRMLNKAKSALIIVTNHALLTIDSKTERPLLPNYQRLIVDEAHQLEQVATNHSGLSLSYFELTSYLQLLEKNYGNLSDMLTRIEHVKYEADILFRQLFQLVKNENQKQKSVTEIGRFKAVWEPNEQTKDSVDRTVMMLAYLGERLEQIDEEEQNQLGQIKQTLQRLLAVEDNASVTWLEIDQNGAENAVFVHQEPFSVQTLLHDQLFNRKEAIILISATLTMNKSFQYIRNKLGMSTLSAKEYMVEHHFDYKHNVELLIPDDLPAIQYPRNDDFIYAVNEAIISLAEQSSGRMLVLFTSYDMLRKSYYLLKESDYLSDYMIIGQGVTSGSRNRLIKQFQGFDKSILLGTNAYWQGIDIPGEDLSCLMIVKLPFQSPQDPVYKKKANYYQAKGINPFMEIALPQAVLQFKQGFGRLIRKKSDRGVIFVMDDRLMTKRYGRTFMGSIPEIPVHYDHFEKLLNRVRKWL; encoded by the coding sequence TTGGAATTTTTAGTATCGGAGATGATCGTTTTGCAAAAATATGTCGTATTAGATGTGGAAACAACAGGACAATCAGCAGCCAAAGGCGATCGAATCATAGAAATAGCTATTGTTTTAATCGAAAATAACCAAATTACATCACAGTATAGTCAACTGATCAATCCGGAGAAGCCGATTCCCGCTTTCATATCACAACTAACTTCGATCACAGATGAAGATGTAGCAACAAAACCAGTTTTTTCTGAAGTTGTAGCAGACTTTATACATATGTTTGATGATGCAATTTTTGTAGCTCATAATGTATATTTCGACCTTACATTTTTGAATGAAGAATTAGAACGGAATGGTCATTCACCAATCAAACCCAAAGTTATGGATACGGTTGAACTTGCAAGGATTCTGTTACCTAAGGCTTCAAGTTATAAACTAAACGAACTGGCAGAATATTTGTTAATAAGTCATGAGAACCCGCACCGTGCGATATCTGACGCTTTAGTGACAGCAGATTTGTTCATTATACTGTTGCATAAATTGCGATCCTTACCACTGGTGGTAAAAGAACAATTACGTTACCTTTCGAGGCGCCTCCGCTCAAATATGGATCAATTAGGAGAATTGCTTGATTCGCCGGTACAGCGAAGTGATATTGATATTTATCAGGGTTTTGCTTTGAAAAGTACTGTTTCATCTGAACAGCATGAAGACGGAATTGATGATACTTATGGCGAGTTTCTGGAGAAGATGTACGGTAGGGAGGGGCAATTAGCTTCACTATTCACTGAATATGAAAAAAGACCCTCTCAACAATTTATCAGCGAAAAAATCTATGATCACTTTCGTTCACATGAACATGCATTGATTGAAGCGGAGACTGGACTGGGCAAGACAATCGCCTATTTAATACCTGCTGTCTATGAAGCATTGCATCACAATCAACGTGTTGTCATAAGTACAACGAACACGAACCTGCAATCACAATTAATAGAAAAGGATTTAAACAAACTTCAGCTTCAACTGCCAGTAGCCATTGTAAAAGGAAAAAATCATTATTTAAGTCTGCAGAAGTTCGAGCAATATTATCATGATTCCAGTTATTTTTCGTACCAGGATGTTCTGTTCAAATCGATGATCTTAGTTTGGTTGACAGAGACAACGACAGGGGATCTGGACGAAATTCAGTTTGCCGTTGATAAACAACCTATCTACCATCAGATTATTGTAAATCATGAACGAACAGCTGCTCCATGGAAAGAATATTGTTTTTATCGAAGAATGCTCAATAAGGCCAAATCTGCATTAATCATCGTCACCAATCATGCTTTATTAACAATTGACAGCAAGACTGAACGTCCTTTATTACCAAATTACCAGCGATTAATTGTAGATGAAGCCCATCAACTGGAACAAGTGGCGACAAACCATTCGGGTCTATCATTGAGTTATTTCGAATTAACATCGTACTTACAGCTGCTCGAAAAAAATTACGGCAATCTAAGTGATATGCTAACGAGAATCGAGCATGTGAAATACGAAGCAGACATTTTATTTCGACAGCTGTTTCAATTAGTAAAAAACGAGAACCAGAAACAAAAATCTGTTACTGAAATTGGCAGATTTAAAGCAGTATGGGAACCAAATGAACAAACAAAGGATAGCGTTGATCGAACAGTCATGATGCTCGCATATTTAGGTGAACGTCTGGAACAGATTGATGAGGAAGAACAAAATCAATTGGGACAGATAAAACAAACCCTCCAACGTTTATTAGCAGTTGAAGACAACGCATCGGTTACATGGCTGGAAATTGATCAGAATGGAGCAGAGAATGCGGTTTTTGTTCACCAGGAACCTTTTTCTGTTCAAACGCTTCTTCACGACCAATTATTTAACAGAAAAGAAGCAATCATTTTAATTAGTGCAACTTTAACCATGAATAAGTCTTTTCAATATATACGCAATAAATTAGGCATGAGCACGTTATCTGCAAAAGAATATATGGTGGAGCACCATTTTGATTATAAACATAATGTCGAGCTATTAATACCTGATGATTTACCCGCTATCCAATACCCGCGTAATGATGATTTTATTTATGCTGTCAATGAAGCGATTATTTCTCTTGCTGAACAGTCGAGTGGCAGAATGCTTGTTCTGTTTACCTCTTATGATATGTTACGCAAAAGTTATTATTTACTAAAAGAATCAGATTATTTGTCGGATTATATGATCATTGGTCAAGGTGTTACTTCTGGAAGCAGAAACAGACTGATCAAACAATTTCAAGGATTTGATAAATCCATTCTGCTCGGCACTAATGCATACTGGCAAGGTATTGATATACCTGGTGAAGACCTGTCATGTCTAATGATTGTCAAATTACCATTTCAATCACCACAAGATCCGGTATATAAGAAAAAGGCGAATTATTACCAGGCCAAAGGAATTAACCCTTTTATGGAAATCGCGCTGCCTCAGGCAGTACTTCAATTTAAACAAGGGTTCGGGAGATTAATCCGCAAAAAATCAGATCGTGGAGTTATTTTTGTAATGGATGACCGATTAATGACGAAGCGATATGGCAGAACATTTATGGGATCGATTCCTGAAATTCCAGTTCATTATGATCACTTTGAAAAATTGTTAAACCGAGTCAGGAAATGGTTATGA
- a CDS encoding cell wall elongation regulator TseB-like domain-containing protein — translation MKKQSLPFIGPNKWWLIVALIVIVALIAIYYFVSLYQDVIESKTNQFDEVRQYTLANTSLDQIHSMERYHGDQLYYVLEGEDDQQQDTLAYVFQTEDGQWDNHLYNEESFYSEKELLTEWRDRCNECEYLGSTFGIDEEMPILEIKYMDTSDRLVYEHVLLEDKTHYRLTLTPSFQY, via the coding sequence ATGAAAAAGCAATCTTTACCATTTATCGGACCTAATAAATGGTGGCTCATTGTGGCACTTATTGTCATTGTTGCTTTGATCGCCATTTATTATTTTGTCTCACTGTATCAAGATGTAATCGAAAGTAAAACAAATCAATTTGATGAAGTACGTCAATATACATTAGCTAATACCTCGCTTGACCAAATACATAGTATGGAAAGATATCATGGTGACCAATTATACTACGTGTTAGAAGGGGAAGACGATCAACAGCAGGACACTTTAGCATATGTTTTCCAGACAGAGGACGGTCAGTGGGATAACCATTTGTATAATGAAGAATCATTTTACTCAGAGAAGGAACTTTTAACGGAATGGCGTGATCGTTGCAATGAATGCGAGTATTTAGGATCTACATTTGGCATCGATGAAGAAATGCCTATTTTGGAAATTAAATATATGGATACGTCAGATCGTTTAGTTTATGAACATGTCTTATTAGAAGATAAAACACATTATCGATTAACTTTAACCCCATCATTTCAATATTAG
- a CDS encoding YpmA family protein: MSQSKITTLSTVQIDHADDLYKIVDSLNRTLKEDNLMFGLTLSEDNHEKAIFTIYRT, translated from the coding sequence ATGAGCCAATCAAAAATTACAACATTATCGACAGTGCAAATTGATCATGCTGATGATTTATATAAAATAGTGGACAGCTTGAATCGAACGCTAAAAGAGGATAATTTGATGTTTGGATTAACATTAAGCGAGGATAACCATGAAAAAGCAATCTTTACCATTTATCGGACCTAA